A stretch of Mytilus edulis chromosome 11, xbMytEdul2.2, whole genome shotgun sequence DNA encodes these proteins:
- the LOC139495755 gene encoding uncharacterized protein — MVVTAEKERQKALSDLGCYGLLFAICFVILTICGIILANFLSKDPDWDISAWYQIFYGTFTIALCSLALAIITFCCIDEHEKKGQRDEVKKWVNHFVIGLWISFVAIFPSCAFLGGFIAESNVFGCSRNVTIPEDDVRLSLCSNVYKSSTIACTVCFVIFFYSIAQSCAQRSADKGKLLKTSINRSNKFKPHTRTLENPKIKLAPIPKPPKLTRRYSAEALRIRKPDEWLTDNKNKGKMRIQKPDEQMGHKNTGRMAKLKAIPTQLKFINLAKRNNQILDQQETVSTIQSSKSSTIDGKPVRTSTWSFLRQNYKLARDLNQPYTFDEADDNYDLENLYSTYGNVHDTGPPLALMSAEQSQAPEHQADVSGQPPLYRYKSVAEIPDGTPPSYEEACYPRY, encoded by the exons ATGGTTGTTACTG CTGAAAAAGAAAGACAGAAAGCATTATCGGATCTTGGTTGCTATGGATTGTTGTTTGCGATTTGCTTTGTTATATTGACGATTTGTGGAATAATTCTGGCTAACTTTTTGTCTAAAGATCCAGATTGGGATATAAGTGCCTGGTACCAAATTTTCTATGGCACTTTTACAATAGCTCTGTGT tcatTGGCGCTTGCAATTATCACATTTTGTTGTATCGATGAACACGAGAAAAAAGGTCAACGTGATGAAGTTAAAAAATGG gtgAATCATTTCGTGATTGGGTTGTGGATCTCGTTCGTGGCAATATTTCCGTCATGTGCGTTTCTCGGAGGATTTATAGCAGAATCGAACGTTTTTGGTTGTTCTAGAAATGTTACAATTCCGGAAGATGACGTTCGACTCAGTCTTTGTTCTAATGTTTATAAATCTTCAACCATCGCATGTACAGTTtgctttgtaatatttttttattcgattGCACAAAGTTGTGCCCAAAGAAGTGCTGATAAGGGAAAACTTCTCAAAACGTCAATAAATCGTTCCAATAAATTCAAACCACATACAAGAACACTTGAGAATCCAAAAATCAAACTTGCACCAATACCAAAACCACCAAAACTGACAAGAAGATACAGTGCAGAAGCTTTGCGCATACGAAAACCGGATGAATGGTTGACGGATAATAAAAACAAAGGTAAAATGCGTATACAAAAACCGGATGAACAAATGGGTCATAAAAACACTGGTAggatggcaaaattaaaagcgaTACCTACACAGCTAAAATTCATCAATCTCGCAAAGAGGAACAACCAAATCTTAGATCAACAGGAAACAGTTTCTACGATTCAAAGTTCTAAATCGTCTACCATTGACGGAAAACCCGTCCGAACGAGCACTTGGTCATTTTTAAGGCAAAATTACAAATTAGCACGTGACCTTAATCAGCCATATACTTTTGACGAAGCAGACGATAATTATGACTTAGAAAATTTGTATAGCACGTATGGCAATGTACATGATACAGGGCCACCGTTGGCTCTAATGTCAGCCGAACAATCACAAGCACCCGAACACCAGGCTGACGTTTCAGGGCAACCACCTTTATATCGATACAAATCTGTAGCCGAGATACCAGACGGAACTCCACCGTCTTATGAAGAGGCCTGCTATCCACGTTATTGA